Proteins from one Streptosporangium becharense genomic window:
- a CDS encoding crotonase/enoyl-CoA hydratase family protein → MELLPISTPHCRIERDGHVVVVTMDRPEARNALSTDMLVGLAEAWAYVSAEPEVRVAVLTGAHGTFCAGADLKAMGSPSADPRVRERAAAIPDYHWKGLLRDSGALPTKPIVCAVEGYAVAGGTELLVGTDLRVVAESATLGLFEARRALFPMGGSAVRLPRQIPYAFAMDLLLTGRAVTAGEALTMGLVNRVVPDGQALPVALELAAGVAECGPLAVRAILRTYRETVGLPEPEALKVSDGIGWPVIGSEDAKEGARAFREKRPAVYRGA, encoded by the coding sequence ATGGAGCTTCTGCCGATCAGCACCCCGCACTGCCGGATCGAGCGCGACGGGCACGTCGTCGTCGTCACCATGGACCGGCCGGAGGCCAGGAACGCCCTCTCCACGGACATGCTGGTCGGCCTGGCCGAGGCGTGGGCGTACGTCTCCGCGGAGCCGGAGGTCCGCGTCGCGGTGCTGACCGGTGCGCACGGGACGTTCTGCGCGGGCGCCGACCTCAAGGCCATGGGCTCTCCGTCCGCGGACCCCCGGGTCAGGGAGCGGGCCGCGGCGATCCCCGACTACCACTGGAAGGGCCTGCTCCGCGACTCCGGCGCGCTGCCGACGAAGCCGATCGTGTGCGCGGTCGAGGGGTACGCCGTGGCCGGGGGCACCGAGCTGCTGGTCGGCACCGACCTGCGCGTGGTCGCCGAGTCGGCGACCCTCGGCCTGTTCGAGGCGCGCCGGGCACTGTTCCCGATGGGCGGCTCCGCCGTCCGGCTCCCCCGCCAGATCCCGTACGCCTTTGCCATGGACCTCCTGCTGACCGGCCGCGCCGTCACCGCCGGGGAGGCGCTCACCATGGGCCTGGTCAACCGGGTCGTCCCCGACGGCCAGGCCCTGCCGGTCGCCCTGGAGCTCGCCGCCGGGGTCGCCGAGTGCGGCCCGCTCGCGGTGCGGGCGATCCTGCGCACCTACCGGGAGACCGTCGGCCTGCCCGAGCCCGAGGCGCTGAAGGTCTCCGACGGGATCGGCTGGCCGGTGATCGGCTCCGAGGACGCCAAGGAGGGGGCACGCGCCTTCCGGGAGAAGCGTCCGGCGGTCTACCGGGGTGCCTGA
- a CDS encoding SDR family NAD(P)-dependent oxidoreductase encodes MRNALGEVDTVLLLGGRSEIGLAIVERLRPRRVVLAMRGGDEPPVSAGAEAHVPAGTEVHVLEFDAARPETHAGVIEAAAGLVGDLDVIIPAFGVLGSQAVYDADPVAAAEAVAVNYGGHVSAGLAAARRLREQGHGTLVVLSSVAGVRVRRANFVYGSAKAGLDGFAQGLGDALYGSGARVMVVRPGFVIGRMTRGMTPAPMATTPAEVAAAVAAGLASGAEVVWVPGRLRVLFAVMRILPRAIWRRMPR; translated from the coding sequence GTGAGGAACGCCCTCGGCGAAGTGGACACCGTGCTGCTGCTCGGCGGTCGCAGTGAGATCGGCCTGGCGATCGTGGAGCGCCTGCGGCCCCGCAGGGTCGTGCTCGCGATGCGCGGCGGGGACGAGCCGCCCGTGTCGGCCGGAGCCGAGGCGCACGTGCCGGCCGGGACCGAGGTGCATGTGCTGGAGTTCGACGCGGCCCGGCCGGAGACCCACGCCGGGGTGATCGAGGCCGCCGCCGGGCTGGTCGGCGACCTGGACGTGATCATCCCGGCCTTCGGCGTGCTGGGCAGCCAGGCCGTCTACGACGCCGACCCGGTGGCCGCCGCCGAGGCGGTCGCCGTCAACTACGGCGGGCACGTCTCCGCCGGTCTGGCCGCCGCCCGCAGGCTGCGCGAGCAGGGGCACGGCACGCTGGTCGTGCTCTCCTCGGTGGCGGGCGTGCGGGTGCGCAGGGCCAACTTCGTCTACGGCTCGGCCAAGGCGGGCCTGGACGGCTTCGCCCAGGGCCTGGGGGACGCCCTGTACGGCAGCGGGGCCCGGGTGATGGTCGTGCGGCCGGGTTTCGTCATCGGCCGGATGACCCGGGGCATGACGCCCGCCCCGATGGCCACCACCCCGGCCGAGGTCGCCGCCGCAGTGGCCGCCGGGCTCGCCTCCGGAGCGGAGGTCGTGTGGGTCCCCGGGCGGCTGCGCGTCCTCTTCGCGGTGATGCGGATCCTGCCCCGCGCGATATGGCGGAGAATGCCGCGTTAA
- a CDS encoding SDR family NAD(P)-dependent oxidoreductase, which translates to MDLQLSGRVAVVTGASKGIGLAVTRTLLEEGAQVVAASRGSSPELDALAGPDLVHVPADLTDPEAPGLVVARATEVFGGLDILVNNAGGPPPGVSLPRMSFLTPTDDDWRAMFEFNLFSAVRAIRAAIPAMLARGGGAIVNVSSGGARRPAPMNVDYNAAKAGMNNLTKALSEEFASRGIRVNTVSPGPVRTAWWTEEGGAADILAGVTGTDRDTVMDDVAPEMMALTTGRLVEPREVADVVALLVSPRSASTTGADFAVDSGFLKEI; encoded by the coding sequence ATGGATCTGCAGCTTTCCGGACGCGTCGCAGTCGTCACCGGCGCCTCCAAGGGCATCGGGCTGGCCGTCACCCGCACGCTGCTGGAGGAAGGCGCCCAGGTCGTGGCGGCCTCCCGCGGCAGCAGCCCCGAACTCGACGCCCTCGCCGGGCCGGACCTAGTCCACGTCCCCGCCGACCTGACGGACCCCGAGGCGCCCGGCCTGGTCGTGGCCCGCGCGACGGAGGTCTTCGGCGGGCTGGACATCCTGGTGAACAACGCCGGCGGCCCGCCGCCCGGGGTGAGCCTGCCGCGCATGTCGTTCCTGACCCCCACCGATGACGACTGGCGGGCGATGTTCGAGTTCAACCTCTTCTCCGCCGTGCGCGCCATCCGGGCCGCCATCCCGGCGATGCTCGCGCGCGGAGGCGGCGCGATCGTCAACGTCTCCTCGGGCGGCGCCCGCCGACCGGCCCCCATGAACGTCGACTACAACGCGGCGAAGGCCGGCATGAACAACCTCACCAAGGCGCTGTCGGAGGAGTTCGCCTCCCGGGGCATCCGCGTGAACACCGTCTCCCCCGGCCCGGTACGCACCGCGTGGTGGACCGAGGAGGGCGGTGCGGCCGACATCCTCGCCGGCGTGACCGGCACCGACCGCGACACCGTGATGGACGATGTCGCGCCGGAGATGATGGCGCTGACCACGGGGCGCCTCGTCGAGCCGCGGGAGGTCGCCGACGTGGTCGCCCTGCTCGTCTCGCCCCGCTCGGCGAGCACGACCGGAGCGGACTTCGCCGTCGACTCCGGGTTCCTCAAGGAGATCTGA
- a CDS encoding NAD(P)H-dependent flavin oxidoreductase, whose product MRTRVTDMLGIEFPIFAFSHCRDVVAAVSRAGGMGVLGALYFSPEELETELKWIDDHVDGRPYGVDVVMPASYAGADLDVDSPEDLVQRLQGMIPEGHRRFVEDLLAGHGVPPLSGDGDAGKVLLGWTDATARPQVEVALRHPIALLANALGPPPADVVEAAHAKGVKVAALASTPRHATKQVEVGVDIVVAQGTEAGGHTGEISTMVLVPQVVDAVDVPVLAAGGIGDGRQMAAGLALGAEGVWTGSIWLAVEEADTPVLARERILRATSRDTVRSRSWTGKPARLLRNEWTDAWESSESPGTLPMPLQFMLVSEALRRIGRSDAAELATFPAGQIIGAVKRVRATRDVMFDLVEQYVEAKERLDRITGA is encoded by the coding sequence ATGCGGACACGTGTCACCGACATGCTCGGTATCGAGTTCCCGATCTTCGCCTTCAGCCACTGCCGGGACGTCGTCGCCGCGGTCAGCCGCGCCGGCGGGATGGGCGTACTCGGCGCGCTCTACTTCAGTCCCGAGGAGCTGGAGACGGAGCTCAAGTGGATCGACGACCACGTCGACGGCAGGCCGTACGGCGTCGACGTGGTCATGCCCGCCTCCTACGCCGGGGCCGACCTGGACGTCGACTCGCCGGAGGATCTCGTCCAGCGGCTCCAGGGAATGATCCCCGAGGGCCACCGCAGGTTCGTCGAGGACCTGCTGGCCGGGCACGGTGTGCCGCCGCTGTCGGGCGACGGCGACGCCGGGAAGGTGCTGCTCGGCTGGACCGACGCCACCGCCCGTCCGCAGGTCGAGGTCGCGCTCAGACACCCGATCGCGCTGCTCGCCAACGCGCTCGGCCCGCCCCCGGCCGACGTGGTCGAGGCGGCCCACGCCAAGGGCGTGAAGGTCGCCGCGCTCGCCTCCACGCCCCGGCACGCGACCAAGCAGGTCGAGGTCGGGGTGGACATCGTCGTCGCGCAGGGCACCGAGGCCGGCGGCCACACCGGTGAGATCTCCACCATGGTGCTGGTCCCGCAGGTCGTGGACGCCGTCGACGTACCCGTCCTGGCCGCGGGCGGCATCGGCGACGGCCGGCAGATGGCGGCCGGGCTCGCCCTCGGCGCCGAGGGCGTGTGGACCGGCTCGATCTGGCTCGCCGTGGAGGAGGCCGACACCCCCGTCCTGGCCAGGGAACGGATCCTCCGGGCCACCTCGCGTGACACCGTCCGCTCGCGCTCCTGGACCGGCAAACCCGCGCGACTGCTCAGGAACGAGTGGACCGACGCCTGGGAGTCGTCCGAATCCCCCGGCACACTGCCGATGCCCCTGCAGTTCATGCTCGTCTCCGAGGCGCTCCGCCGCATCGGCCGCTCGGACGCCGCGGAGCTGGCGACCTTCCCGGCCGGCCAGATCATCGGTGCCGTGAAGCGGGTCAGGGCGACCAGGGATGTGATGTTCGACCTGGTGGAGCAGTACGTCGAGGCCAAGGAGCGGCTGGATCGCATCACCGGTGCCTGA
- a CDS encoding acyl-CoA synthetase: MGTLGFWRLTQADPEWIAAVDPDGTEHRAGDLLERANRLVHGLRELGLRTGDGICGLVPNGADGLLLYLAALQAGWYYTPINWHLTGPEIGYIVADSEARAFFVHERHAEEGMRGAVGSGIAADRVFAFGHVPGARPVTELTAGRSGAAPADRTAGATMHYTSGTTGRPKGVRRPLSGMDPDDAAELMTFLLTLFGITPGRENAHLVTSPNYHTAVTQFGGTALHMGHTLVYMDRWDAEEMLRLCDKHRVTNSHLVPTHFKRLLALPGEVRAKYDLSSLRWMIHAAAPCPVPVKWAMLDWWGDCVYEYYAATEGGGTIATPQDWKRYPGTVGTAWPISEILVVDENLEPVPAGTPGTIYMKMRGVAFEYKGDRAKTEAARLRDHFTVGDIGYLNEEGFLFLCDRKADMIISGGVNIYPAEIENELMVHPKVADVAVFGVPDDEWGEQIKAVVEPAAGLAPSAELAEEILGSLQGRLSRMKWPRSIDFIAEMPREPNGKLLKRKLRDPYWEGHDRAI; the protein is encoded by the coding sequence ATGGGCACGCTCGGTTTCTGGCGACTGACGCAGGCGGACCCCGAGTGGATCGCCGCCGTGGATCCCGACGGCACCGAACACCGCGCCGGAGACCTGCTGGAGCGGGCCAACCGCCTCGTCCACGGGCTACGGGAGCTGGGCCTGCGAACCGGTGACGGAATCTGCGGCCTCGTCCCCAACGGCGCCGACGGGCTGCTCCTCTACCTGGCCGCCCTCCAGGCCGGGTGGTACTACACCCCGATCAACTGGCACCTCACCGGTCCCGAGATCGGCTACATCGTCGCCGACAGCGAGGCCCGCGCGTTCTTCGTTCACGAACGCCACGCGGAGGAGGGGATGCGCGGGGCCGTCGGGTCGGGCATCGCCGCCGACCGCGTCTTCGCGTTCGGGCACGTGCCCGGAGCGCGTCCCGTCACCGAGCTGACCGCGGGCCGTTCCGGCGCCGCCCCCGCGGACCGGACGGCCGGCGCCACCATGCACTACACCTCGGGCACCACCGGCAGGCCCAAGGGCGTGCGCCGGCCGCTGAGCGGCATGGACCCCGACGACGCCGCCGAGCTGATGACGTTCCTGCTCACCCTGTTCGGCATCACCCCGGGCAGGGAGAACGCCCACCTGGTCACCTCGCCGAACTATCACACGGCCGTCACCCAGTTCGGCGGGACCGCCCTGCACATGGGCCACACGCTCGTCTACATGGACCGGTGGGACGCCGAGGAGATGCTCCGGCTCTGCGACAAACACCGTGTCACCAACTCCCACCTGGTCCCCACCCACTTCAAGCGCCTGCTCGCCCTGCCCGGCGAGGTGCGGGCCAAGTACGACCTGTCCTCGCTGCGGTGGATGATCCACGCCGCCGCGCCGTGCCCCGTCCCCGTCAAGTGGGCGATGCTCGACTGGTGGGGCGACTGCGTCTACGAGTACTACGCGGCGACCGAGGGCGGTGGCACCATCGCCACCCCGCAGGACTGGAAGAGGTATCCGGGCACGGTCGGCACCGCCTGGCCGATCAGCGAGATCCTCGTCGTCGACGAGAACCTGGAGCCCGTCCCGGCCGGAACCCCCGGCACGATCTACATGAAGATGCGGGGCGTCGCCTTCGAGTACAAGGGCGACCGGGCCAAGACCGAGGCCGCCCGGCTGCGCGACCACTTCACCGTCGGCGACATCGGCTACCTGAACGAAGAGGGCTTCCTCTTCCTCTGCGACCGCAAGGCCGACATGATCATCTCCGGCGGGGTCAACATCTACCCGGCCGAGATCGAGAACGAGCTGATGGTCCACCCCAAGGTCGCCGACGTGGCGGTGTTCGGCGTCCCCGACGACGAGTGGGGCGAGCAGATCAAGGCCGTGGTCGAGCCGGCCGCGGGTCTCGCCCCCTCAGCCGAGCTGGCCGAGGAGATCCTCGGCTCGCTCCAGGGCCGCCTGTCGCGGATGAAATGGCCCAGATCCATCGACTTCATCGCGGAGATGCCGCGCGAGCCCAACGGCAAGCTCCTCAAACGCAAACTGCGCGACCCGTACTGGGAGGGACACGACCGTGCCATCTAG
- a CDS encoding thiolase domain-containing protein — MSGNPCAVIGVGQTRYTTRRREVSIAGLVREAALRALEDADLTWKDIDAVVIGKAPDLFEGVMMPEAYLADALGAAGKPVMRVHTAGSVGGSTALVGASLIQGGVHDRVLVVAFEKQSESNATWALSTHLPFNASLVVGAGGYFAPHIREYIRRSGAPAHVGHLVAVKDRRNALRNPYAHLRIPGITVEMVESTPMLWEPIRYLDTCPSSDGACAMVLAAGHRLTGGTPAWVLGAAMRSEPISRADRDTVSPQAGKDCAADVYRQAGVTDPRREIDVAEVYVPFSWYEPMWLENLGFAAEGEGWKLTESGATALDGDIPWNPSGGVLSSNPIGASGMIRFAEAALQVRGMAGEHQVDGARRALGHAYGGGAQFFAMWMVGSDRP; from the coding sequence ATGAGCGGGAATCCGTGTGCGGTCATCGGGGTCGGCCAGACCCGTTACACGACCAGGCGGCGTGAGGTCTCCATCGCCGGGCTGGTCCGCGAGGCTGCGCTGCGTGCCCTGGAGGACGCGGACCTGACCTGGAAGGACATCGACGCGGTCGTCATCGGCAAGGCCCCCGACCTGTTCGAGGGCGTGATGATGCCCGAGGCGTACCTGGCCGACGCGCTGGGCGCCGCGGGCAAACCCGTGATGCGGGTGCACACCGCCGGATCGGTCGGCGGGTCCACGGCGCTGGTCGGCGCCTCGCTGATCCAGGGCGGCGTGCACGACCGGGTGCTGGTGGTGGCCTTCGAGAAGCAGTCGGAGTCGAACGCCACCTGGGCGCTCTCCACGCACCTGCCGTTCAACGCCTCGCTGGTGGTCGGCGCGGGCGGCTACTTCGCCCCGCACATCCGCGAGTACATCCGCCGCTCCGGCGCCCCCGCGCACGTCGGCCATCTGGTGGCGGTCAAGGACCGGCGCAACGCCCTGCGCAACCCGTACGCCCACCTGAGGATCCCCGGCATCACCGTGGAGATGGTCGAGTCGACCCCGATGCTCTGGGAGCCGATCCGCTACCTGGACACCTGCCCGTCCTCCGACGGCGCCTGCGCGATGGTCCTGGCCGCCGGGCACCGGCTCACCGGCGGCACCCCGGCCTGGGTCCTCGGCGCGGCGATGCGCTCCGAGCCGATCTCCCGCGCCGACCGCGACACGGTCAGCCCGCAGGCGGGCAAGGACTGCGCGGCGGACGTCTACCGGCAGGCGGGCGTCACCGACCCGCGGCGGGAGATCGACGTCGCGGAGGTCTACGTGCCCTTCTCCTGGTACGAGCCCATGTGGCTGGAGAACCTGGGGTTCGCCGCCGAGGGGGAGGGCTGGAAGCTCACCGAATCCGGGGCGACCGCCCTGGACGGCGACATCCCGTGGAACCCGTCGGGCGGCGTGCTGTCGAGCAACCCCATCGGCGCCTCCGGGATGATCCGCTTCGCGGAGGCGGCGCTCCAGGTCAGGGGCATGGCAGGGGAACACCAGGTGGACGGGGCCCGCCGGGCCCTGGGACACGCCTACGGGGGAGGCGCGCAGTTCTTCGCGATGTGGATGGTCGGCAGCGACAGACCCTGA
- a CDS encoding thiolase domain-containing protein: MRQVAVVAFAQTRHSADDEGLSEPEMILPVLDEVRERTGLRRFGFTCSGSCDYLAGAPFSFVSALDALGAWPPISESHVEMDAAWALYEAWVRLQHGDVDSALVYGFGKSSQGDLREIMTLQLDPYYLAPLGLDQVSFAALQAHAAGADRAALDGIVWRSRRDGRANPYALDLPDPEGEEPEVGPLRPYDIAPITDGAAAVVLAAGDLAWELCERPAWISGIAHRIEPHYLGMRDLARSASAADAARAAGVGKGHVDVAELHAQFSHEEIILREALELPDGTAVNPSGGPLAANPVMATGLIRIGEAARRILDGTAGRTVAHAASGPCLQHNLVTVMEGQS; the protein is encoded by the coding sequence ATGCGCCAGGTAGCGGTCGTCGCGTTCGCGCAGACCCGGCACAGCGCCGACGACGAGGGGCTGAGCGAGCCCGAGATGATCCTGCCGGTCCTGGACGAGGTCAGGGAGCGGACGGGCCTGCGCAGGTTCGGCTTCACCTGCTCGGGGTCGTGCGACTACCTGGCGGGAGCGCCGTTCTCCTTCGTGTCCGCGCTCGACGCGCTCGGCGCGTGGCCGCCGATCTCGGAGAGCCACGTCGAGATGGACGCCGCCTGGGCGTTGTACGAGGCGTGGGTCCGGCTCCAGCACGGCGACGTCGACTCGGCCCTGGTCTACGGGTTCGGCAAGTCGTCCCAGGGTGACCTGCGGGAGATCATGACGCTTCAGCTCGACCCGTACTACCTGGCGCCTCTCGGCCTCGACCAGGTCTCCTTCGCGGCCCTCCAGGCGCACGCGGCCGGCGCGGACCGGGCCGCGCTGGACGGGATCGTGTGGCGCAGCCGCCGCGACGGCCGGGCCAACCCGTACGCCCTCGACCTGCCGGACCCGGAAGGCGAGGAGCCCGAGGTCGGGCCGCTGCGGCCCTACGACATCGCGCCGATCACCGACGGCGCCGCGGCGGTGGTGCTCGCCGCCGGTGACCTGGCCTGGGAGCTGTGTGAGAGACCGGCCTGGATCTCGGGCATCGCCCACCGCATAGAACCCCATTACCTGGGCATGAGAGACCTCGCCCGGTCGGCCTCCGCCGCCGATGCCGCACGAGCGGCGGGGGTCGGCAAGGGTCATGTCGACGTGGCCGAGCTGCACGCCCAGTTCAGCCACGAGGAGATCATCCTGCGCGAGGCGCTGGAGCTCCCCGACGGCACGGCCGTCAACCCCAGCGGCGGTCCCCTGGCGGCCAACCCGGTCATGGCCACCGGCCTCATCCGGATCGGCGAGGCGGCCCGGCGCATCCTGGACGGCACCGCGGGCCGCACCGTCGCGCACGCCGCGAGCGGCCCCTGCCTGCAGCACAACCTCGTCACCGTCATGGAGGGCCAGTCGTGA
- a CDS encoding Zn-ribbon domain-containing OB-fold protein: MTPDVRNTQAEHTLEFPGGYTRSTGPVIGRFLTELRDGRLVGVRTAAGRTLVPPLEYDPETGDAVTGEFVEVGPAGTVESWAWVSSPHAGHPLDRPFAWALIRLDGADTALVHAVDAGDAKAMRPGMRVRPRWRAERAGHVTDIESFVPDVTMIISKVRTEYRVKPGLSLARFLEGVAEGVLVGCRCGSCGKVYVPYRLSCPECGVAVTEEVTLPDTGTVTTFAINNLPDPRAPEVPFVSAYILLDGADIPLIALVGGVPAHEVRQGMRVRAVWVPEEERTPSMSNIKWFAPTGEPDVEL; this comes from the coding sequence ATGACGCCGGACGTGCGGAACACGCAGGCCGAGCACACGCTGGAGTTCCCCGGCGGCTACACCCGCAGCACCGGACCGGTGATCGGCCGCTTCCTCACCGAGTTGCGCGACGGGCGCCTGGTCGGGGTGCGGACGGCCGCCGGGCGGACGCTCGTGCCGCCGCTGGAGTACGACCCGGAGACCGGCGACGCCGTCACCGGCGAGTTCGTCGAGGTCGGCCCGGCCGGGACGGTCGAGAGCTGGGCCTGGGTGTCCTCCCCCCACGCCGGCCACCCCCTGGACCGGCCGTTCGCATGGGCCCTGATCCGGCTGGACGGCGCCGACACCGCGCTGGTGCACGCCGTCGACGCCGGGGACGCCAAGGCGATGCGTCCCGGCATGCGCGTCCGTCCCCGCTGGCGGGCCGAGCGCGCCGGGCACGTCACCGACATCGAGAGCTTCGTCCCCGACGTCACCATGATCATCTCGAAGGTCCGCACCGAGTACCGGGTCAAGCCCGGCCTGTCGCTGGCCCGGTTCCTCGAAGGCGTCGCCGAGGGCGTCCTCGTCGGCTGCCGGTGCGGCTCCTGCGGCAAGGTGTACGTGCCCTACCGGCTCTCCTGCCCCGAGTGCGGGGTGGCCGTCACCGAGGAGGTGACGCTCCCGGACACCGGAACCGTCACCACCTTCGCCATCAACAACCTGCCCGACCCGCGAGCCCCCGAGGTGCCGTTCGTCTCGGCGTACATCCTGCTCGACGGCGCGGACATCCCGCTGATCGCCCTGGTCGGCGGGGTCCCCGCGCACGAGGTGCGGCAGGGCATGCGGGTGCGGGCGGTGTGGGTCCCCGAGGAGGAACGGACACCGTCGATGTCGAACATCAAGTGGTTCGCCCCCACCGGCGAACCGGACGTGGAGCTGTAG
- a CDS encoding FAD-binding oxidoreductase, with amino-acid sequence MTFLTGWGRTAPTPARVIRPRSTGQVAELVGGAGGRGVAARGLGRSYGDAAQNAGGLVLDCTGLTGWTLDETTGTVTAAAGVGLHELLAGLVPRGWFLPVSPGTRHVTVGGAIAADVHGKNHHVDGSFGAHVRSLTLVTADGASRTLGPDDRLFWATVGGMGLTGVITEAVFRCVPIATSRMRVDVERTRDLDHTLETMTATDDRYRYTVAWIDLLARGARTGRSVLTRGDHAAPGELPRGADPLAYAPSARLAAPPWAPNGLLNPVTVRAFNEVWYRKARPRTGLVQRIAPFFHPLDAIDGWNRMYGSHGLVQYQFAVPFGGEGTLRRVVSRLSTDGVVSFLTVLKRFGPGTPGMLSFPLPGWTLALDIPAGWPGLAGLLREFDGWVAESGGRVYLAKDSRMSAASAAAMYPRLPEWRKVRDEVDPDGVFRSDLARRLAL; translated from the coding sequence ATGACCTTCCTGACCGGCTGGGGCCGCACCGCGCCGACGCCCGCCCGCGTGATCCGCCCGCGGTCGACCGGGCAGGTGGCCGAACTGGTCGGCGGGGCGGGGGGCCGGGGAGTCGCGGCCCGGGGTCTCGGCCGGTCGTACGGGGACGCCGCGCAGAACGCCGGCGGCCTGGTGCTCGACTGCACCGGCCTGACCGGCTGGACCCTCGACGAGACGACCGGGACGGTCACCGCCGCCGCCGGCGTCGGCCTGCACGAACTGCTGGCCGGGCTGGTGCCGCGCGGCTGGTTCCTCCCGGTCTCACCCGGCACGCGGCACGTCACCGTGGGCGGGGCGATCGCCGCCGACGTGCACGGCAAGAACCACCACGTGGACGGGTCCTTCGGCGCGCACGTGCGGTCGCTGACCCTGGTCACGGCGGACGGCGCGAGCCGCACGCTCGGGCCGGACGACCGGCTGTTCTGGGCGACCGTGGGCGGCATGGGGCTGACCGGGGTGATCACCGAGGCCGTGTTCCGGTGCGTGCCGATCGCGACCTCGCGGATGCGGGTGGACGTCGAGCGCACTCGTGATCTCGACCACACCCTGGAGACGATGACGGCCACCGACGACCGGTACCGCTACACGGTCGCGTGGATCGACCTGCTGGCCCGCGGCGCCCGGACCGGCCGCAGCGTGCTCACCCGCGGCGACCACGCCGCCCCGGGCGAGCTGCCGCGCGGTGCCGATCCGCTCGCCTACGCGCCGTCGGCCCGCCTGGCCGCTCCGCCGTGGGCACCGAACGGCCTGCTCAACCCGGTGACCGTGCGGGCCTTCAACGAGGTCTGGTACCGCAAGGCGCGGCCCAGGACCGGTCTCGTCCAGCGCATCGCGCCGTTCTTCCACCCGCTGGACGCGATCGACGGCTGGAACCGGATGTACGGTTCGCACGGGCTGGTGCAGTACCAGTTCGCGGTGCCGTTCGGCGGGGAGGGGACGCTCCGCAGGGTCGTCTCCCGGCTCTCGACGGACGGCGTGGTGTCCTTCCTGACGGTGCTCAAGCGCTTCGGGCCGGGCACGCCGGGGATGCTCTCGTTCCCGCTCCCCGGCTGGACCCTGGCCCTGGACATCCCGGCCGGATGGCCCGGACTGGCCGGGCTGCTGCGCGAGTTCGACGGGTGGGTCGCCGAGAGCGGCGGCCGGGTCTACCTGGCGAAGGACTCGCGGATGTCGGCCGCCTCGGCCGCCGCGATGTACCCGCGGCTGCCGGAGTGGCGTAAGGTCCGCGACGAGGTGGACCCGGACGGGGTCTTCCGCTCGGACCTGGCGAGGAGGCTCGCGCTGTGA